From one Solanum stenotomum isolate F172 chromosome 12, ASM1918654v1, whole genome shotgun sequence genomic stretch:
- the LOC125847388 gene encoding monothiol glutaredoxin-S9-like, producing MPRTPSHRNLFPTSSGGSSAAAPSGSSRSTSRKSPPPPPPRDQSKERLGVNLKMVEVEEVEKSAMLVKLSKIEGSEGGPWELPAVYVGGKLLGGVDKVMEAHVKGEFVPMLRAAGALWL from the exons ATGCCTCGAACACCTTCCCACCGAAATTTATTTCCCACAAGCAGCGGAGGATCCTCCGCTGCAGCTCCTAGTGGAtctagtagatccactagtcgcaaatcaccaccaccaccacctcccCGTGATCAGAGCAAAGAAAG ACTGGGTGTTAATCTAAAGATGGTAGAGGTAGAGGAGGTGGAGAAAAGCGCGATGTTAGTGAAGTTGTCGAAGATTGAGGGCAGTGAGGGAGGACCGTGGGAGTTGCCGGCGGTGTATGTTGGTGGGAAGCTGTTGGGAGGTGTTGATAAAGTAATGGAGGCTCATGTTAAGGGAGAATTTGTTCCCATGCTTAGGGCAGCTGGAGCCTTATGGCTTtga
- the LOC125847390 gene encoding glutaredoxin-C9-like, with protein MRRTTSHRNFFPTNSGASSAVSASGSSESPPPPDDESTKKVRKTGIAKVVAENSIVIVAVLGCFMCVTVNGLMQKLGVNPKIVEVKEAEKTATLVQLAKIEDGSGGPWELPAVYIGGKLLGGVDKVMEAHLNGEFVPMLRAAGAIWL; from the coding sequence ATGCGTCGAACAACTTCCCACCGAAATTTCTTTCCCACAAACAGTGGAGCATCATCCGCTGTATCTGCTAGTGGATCTAGCGAATCACCACCTCCTCCCGATGATGAGAGCACCAAAAAGGTGAGAAAAACGGGAATTGCAAAGGTGGTGGCGGAGAATTCAATTGTGATTGTGGCCGTGTTGGGATGCTTCATGTGCGTCACTGTGAATGGTTTGATGCAAAAACTAGGTGTAAATCCAAAGATCGTAGAGGTGAAAGAGGCGGAGAAAACCGCGACTTTGGTGCAGCTGGCGAAGATTGAGGACGGGAGCGGTGGACCGTGGGAGTTGCCGGCGGTATATATTGGTGGGAAGCTGTTGGGTGGCGTTGATAAAGTAATGGAGGCTCATCTCAACGGAGAATTTGTTCCCATGCTTAGGGCAGCTGGAGCCATATGGCTTTaa